In a genomic window of Streptomyces sp. NBC_01142:
- a CDS encoding LysE family translocator: MVSTDRLLAFAAISLLVIVIPGPSVLFVIGRALAHGRRTALATAFGNLLGSYVLVVAVALGVGTLVERSAAVFLAVKLAGAAYLVHLGVQAFRHRKDMKVSDMAAPSGRPRGDLRTVVDGVLVGVTNPKGIVFFAAVLPQFVDHSAGRLPAQMLVLGLVPICIGMVTDTLWGLGAAAARTWFARSERRLSMVGGAGGCAMIGLGVTVAATGRAD; this comes from the coding sequence ATGGTGTCGACCGACCGTCTGCTCGCCTTCGCGGCCATATCCCTGCTGGTGATCGTGATCCCGGGGCCGAGCGTGCTCTTCGTGATCGGCCGGGCCCTCGCCCACGGTCGCCGTACGGCACTGGCGACGGCGTTCGGCAATCTCCTCGGCTCGTACGTCTTGGTGGTGGCCGTCGCCCTGGGCGTGGGCACGCTGGTGGAACGGTCGGCGGCGGTGTTCCTGGCGGTGAAGCTGGCGGGTGCGGCCTATCTGGTCCATCTGGGGGTGCAGGCGTTCCGGCACCGGAAGGACATGAAGGTCTCGGACATGGCGGCTCCTTCGGGCCGGCCGCGCGGCGATCTCCGTACCGTCGTGGACGGCGTCCTGGTGGGCGTCACCAACCCGAAGGGGATTGTCTTCTTCGCCGCGGTGCTGCCGCAGTTCGTGGACCACTCGGCGGGCCGTCTGCCCGCCCAGATGCTGGTGTTGGGCCTGGTCCCGATCTGCATCGGCATGGTCACGGACACCCTGTGGGGGCTGGGCGCGGCGGCCGCCCGCACCTGGTTCGCCCGCTCGGAGCGCCGGCTGTCGATGGTGGGCGGGGCAGGCGGCTGCGCGATGATCGGCCTCGGCGTGACGGTGGCGGCGACGGGCCGCGCGGACTGA
- a CDS encoding AMP-binding protein — protein sequence MTLSYAHGTGATALLGDTIGRNLDRAIAAYPDREALVDVPAGTRWTYARFGAAVDRLARAFLAGGVAKGDRVGIWAVNCAEWVLVQYATARIGAIMVNINPAYRAHELQYVLNQAGISLLVASQRHKTSDYRALVEQVRGDCPGLRAVHYIQDASWDTLLDAAATVSDEQLAAREAELSCDDPVNIQYTSGTTGFPKGATLSHHNILNNGYFVGEMIAYTEQDRICLPVPFYHCFGMVMGNLAATSHGACIVIPAPSFDPVATLQAVQQERCTSLYGVPTMFIAELNLADFATYDLASLRTGIMAGSPCPVEVMKRVVAEMHMEEVSICYGMTETSPVSTQTRREDDLERRTGTVGRVLPHIEVKVVDPATGVTVERGAVGELCTRGYSVMLGYWDEPEKTAEAVDAGRWMHTGDLAVVREDGYVQIVGRIKDMIIRGGENVYPREIEEFLYGHPKIADVQVVGVPDERYGEEILACVIPRDPSDPPTLEEISAYCREQLAHYKVPRRLEILGDFPMTVSGKVRKIELRERYAGSAPVASD from the coding sequence ATGACACTGTCGTACGCCCACGGAACGGGCGCGACCGCGCTGCTCGGCGACACGATCGGCCGCAACCTGGACCGGGCGATCGCGGCGTACCCCGATCGCGAGGCGCTGGTCGACGTGCCCGCGGGAACCCGCTGGACCTACGCCCGGTTCGGTGCGGCGGTGGACCGGTTGGCGCGTGCGTTCCTCGCCGGTGGAGTCGCCAAGGGGGACCGCGTCGGAATCTGGGCGGTCAACTGCGCGGAGTGGGTGCTGGTGCAGTACGCCACGGCCCGGATCGGCGCGATCATGGTGAACATCAACCCCGCATACCGTGCCCATGAGCTTCAGTACGTACTGAACCAGGCCGGGATCTCGCTGCTGGTCGCCTCGCAGCGCCACAAGACGAGCGACTACCGGGCGCTGGTGGAACAGGTCCGGGGCGACTGCCCCGGCCTGAGGGCCGTCCACTACATCCAGGACGCCTCCTGGGACACACTCCTGGACGCGGCCGCGACCGTCTCCGACGAGCAACTGGCCGCCCGCGAGGCGGAGTTGTCCTGCGACGACCCCGTCAATATCCAGTACACCTCGGGCACCACCGGCTTCCCCAAGGGCGCCACGCTCTCCCACCACAACATTCTCAACAACGGGTACTTCGTGGGGGAGATGATCGCCTACACGGAGCAGGACCGGATCTGTCTGCCCGTTCCCTTCTACCACTGCTTCGGCATGGTGATGGGCAACCTCGCCGCCACCTCGCACGGCGCGTGCATCGTGATCCCCGCGCCCTCCTTCGACCCGGTGGCCACTCTGCAGGCCGTCCAGCAGGAGCGCTGCACCTCGCTCTACGGTGTCCCGACGATGTTCATCGCGGAGCTGAACCTCGCCGACTTCGCGACGTACGACCTGGCCTCGCTGCGCACCGGGATCATGGCGGGCTCGCCCTGCCCGGTCGAGGTGATGAAGCGGGTGGTCGCCGAGATGCACATGGAGGAGGTCTCCATCTGTTACGGCATGACCGAGACCTCGCCCGTGTCCACCCAGACCCGCCGCGAGGACGACCTGGAACGCCGCACCGGCACGGTCGGCCGCGTGCTGCCGCACATCGAGGTCAAGGTGGTCGACCCGGCGACGGGGGTGACCGTGGAGCGCGGTGCGGTGGGTGAGCTGTGCACCCGTGGCTACAGCGTGATGCTCGGCTACTGGGACGAGCCGGAGAAGACCGCTGAGGCGGTCGACGCCGGCCGCTGGATGCACACCGGCGACCTCGCGGTGGTGCGGGAGGACGGTTACGTCCAGATCGTCGGCCGGATCAAGGACATGATCATCAGGGGCGGCGAGAACGTCTATCCGCGCGAGATCGAGGAGTTCCTGTACGGGCACCCGAAGATCGCGGACGTACAGGTGGTCGGTGTACCGGACGAGCGCTACGGCGAGGAGATCCTGGCGTGCGTCATCCCGCGCGACCCGTCCGACCCGCCGACCCTCGAGGAGATCTCCGCGTACTGCCGCGAACAGCTCGCGCACTACAAGGTCCCGCGCAGGCTGGAGATCCTGGGCGACTTCCCGATGACGGTGAGCGGGAAGGTCCGCAAGATCGAACTGCGCGAACGGTACGCCGGGTCCGCACCCGTTGCCAGTGACTGA
- the gcl gene encoding glyoxylate carboligase, translated as MPRMTAARAAVEILKREGVTNAFGVPGAAINPFYKALQEGGGIDHTLARHVEGASHMAEGYTRANPGNIGVCIGTSGPAGTDMITGLYSAIGDSIPILCITGQAPTAVIHKEDFQAVDIASIAKPVTKAATTVLEAAQVPGVFQQAFHLMRSGRPGPVLIDLPIDVQLTEIEFDPETYAPLPVYKPAATRAQVEKAVKLLNASERPLIVAGGGIINADAAGLLVEFAELTGTPVIPTLMGWGIIADDHELNAGMVGLQTSHRYGNATFLESDFVLGIGNRWANRHTGGLDVYTKGRTFVHVDIEPTQIGKIFAPDYGIASDAKAALELFIEVARELKAAGQLPDRGEWAASAQERKATLHRRTHFDNVPMKPQRVYEEMNKAFGPETRYVTTIGLSQIAGAQMLHVYKPRHWINCGQAGPLGWTIPAALGVATADPETPVVALSGDYDFQFMLEELAVGAQHRIPYIHVLVNNAYLGLIRQAQRNLDINFQVNLEFENINSPELGVYGVDHVKVVEGLGCKAIRVTEPDQLLPAFEEAKKLAAEFRVPVVVEAILERVTNISMGVQIDGVNEWEDLATEPGHAPTAIRPITA; from the coding sequence ATGCCTCGTATGACCGCTGCCCGAGCGGCAGTTGAGATCCTCAAGCGCGAAGGCGTCACCAACGCGTTCGGCGTGCCCGGCGCGGCGATCAACCCCTTCTACAAAGCCCTCCAGGAAGGCGGCGGCATCGACCACACGCTCGCCCGCCATGTCGAGGGCGCCTCCCATATGGCGGAGGGCTACACCCGCGCCAACCCCGGCAACATCGGTGTCTGCATCGGTACGTCGGGTCCGGCCGGCACCGACATGATCACCGGCCTCTACTCCGCCATCGGCGACTCGATCCCGATCCTGTGCATCACCGGCCAGGCGCCGACCGCGGTGATCCACAAGGAGGACTTCCAGGCCGTCGACATCGCCTCGATCGCCAAGCCGGTCACCAAGGCCGCGACCACCGTCCTGGAGGCCGCACAGGTCCCCGGCGTCTTCCAGCAGGCCTTCCACCTGATGCGCTCGGGCCGTCCCGGACCGGTCCTCATCGACCTGCCGATCGACGTCCAGCTGACCGAGATCGAGTTCGACCCGGAGACGTACGCGCCCCTGCCGGTCTACAAGCCCGCGGCCACCCGCGCCCAGGTCGAGAAGGCCGTCAAGCTCCTCAACGCGTCCGAGCGCCCGCTGATCGTCGCCGGTGGCGGCATCATCAACGCCGACGCCGCCGGCCTGCTGGTCGAGTTCGCCGAGCTGACCGGCACGCCCGTCATCCCCACCCTGATGGGCTGGGGCATCATCGCCGACGACCACGAGCTGAACGCCGGTATGGTCGGTCTGCAGACCTCGCACCGCTACGGCAACGCGACGTTCCTCGAGTCGGACTTCGTCCTCGGCATCGGCAACCGCTGGGCCAACCGCCACACCGGTGGCCTGGACGTCTACACCAAGGGCCGCACGTTCGTCCACGTCGACATCGAGCCCACCCAGATCGGCAAGATCTTCGCTCCGGACTACGGCATCGCCTCCGACGCCAAGGCCGCGCTGGAACTCTTCATCGAGGTGGCCAGGGAGCTCAAGGCCGCCGGGCAGCTGCCCGACCGTGGCGAGTGGGCCGCCTCCGCCCAGGAGCGCAAGGCCACGCTGCACCGCCGTACGCACTTCGACAACGTGCCGATGAAGCCGCAGCGCGTGTACGAGGAGATGAACAAGGCCTTCGGTCCGGAGACCCGGTACGTCACCACCATCGGCCTCTCCCAGATCGCCGGCGCGCAGATGCTGCACGTCTACAAGCCGCGCCACTGGATCAACTGCGGCCAGGCGGGCCCGCTCGGCTGGACCATCCCGGCCGCGCTGGGTGTCGCCACCGCCGACCCCGAGACCCCGGTCGTCGCGCTGTCGGGCGACTACGACTTCCAGTTCATGCTCGAAGAGCTGGCGGTCGGCGCGCAGCACCGGATCCCCTACATCCACGTCCTGGTGAACAACGCGTACCTGGGCCTGATCCGCCAGGCGCAGCGCAACCTCGACATCAACTTCCAGGTCAACCTGGAGTTCGAGAACATCAACTCCCCGGAGCTGGGCGTCTACGGCGTCGACCACGTCAAGGTCGTCGAGGGCCTGGGCTGCAAGGCGATCCGCGTCACCGAGCCGGACCAGCTGCTGCCGGCCTTCGAGGAGGCCAAGAAGCTCGCCGCCGAGTTCCGTGTCCCCGTGGTCGTCGAGGCGATCCTGGAGCGCGTCACCAACATCTCGATGGGTGTGCAGATCGACGGCGTGAACGAGTGGGAGGACCTGGCCACCGAGCCCGGCCACGCTCCTACGGCGATCAGGCCGATCACTGCCTGA
- a CDS encoding catalase: MTQRVLTTESGAPVADNQNSATAGVGGPLLLQDQHLLEKLARFNRERIPERVVHARGSGAYGYFEVTDDVTGFTRADFLSAVGRRTETFIRFSTVADSLGGADAVRDPRGFALKFYTEEGNYDLVGNNTPVFFIKDPIKFPDFIHSQKRDPFTGRQEPDNVWDFWAHAPEATHQVTWLMGDRGIPASYRHMNGYGSHTYQWTNAQGEAFFVKYHFKTNQGVRSLSGEQAAELVGQDANSHQTDLLQAIERGVNPSWTLYVQLMPAAEAADYRFNPFDLTKVWPHADYPLQRVGRLVLDRNPDNVFAEVEQAAFSPNNFVPGIGPSPDKMLQGRLFAYADAHRYRLGVNHTLLPVNAPKATVAENYGRDGAMALRNGSRHDKNYEPNSYQGPAQTDAALAAPLAVQGWTGTHAAPAHVKDDDFFQAGELYRLMSDEEKSRLIANIAGGLSQVTRDDVIEKNLAHFHAADAEYGKRVEEAVRALRED, translated from the coding sequence ATGACGCAGCGTGTGCTTACGACCGAGTCAGGCGCCCCGGTCGCCGACAATCAGAACTCAGCCACCGCCGGCGTCGGTGGCCCGCTCCTCCTCCAGGACCAGCACCTGCTGGAGAAGCTCGCCCGCTTCAACCGGGAGCGCATCCCGGAGCGCGTCGTACACGCCCGCGGCAGCGGCGCGTACGGCTACTTCGAGGTCACCGACGATGTCACCGGCTTCACCAGGGCTGACTTCCTCTCCGCGGTCGGCAGGCGTACGGAGACGTTCATCCGCTTCTCCACCGTCGCCGACTCGCTCGGCGGCGCGGACGCGGTCCGTGACCCGCGCGGCTTCGCGCTGAAGTTCTACACCGAAGAGGGCAACTACGACCTCGTCGGCAACAACACCCCGGTGTTCTTCATCAAGGACCCGATCAAGTTCCCCGACTTCATCCACTCCCAGAAGCGCGACCCGTTCACGGGCAGGCAGGAGCCGGACAACGTCTGGGACTTCTGGGCGCACGCCCCCGAGGCGACGCACCAGGTCACCTGGCTGATGGGCGACCGTGGCATCCCCGCCTCGTACCGCCACATGAACGGCTACGGCTCGCACACCTACCAGTGGACGAACGCGCAGGGCGAGGCCTTCTTCGTCAAGTACCACTTCAAGACGAACCAGGGCGTCCGCTCGCTGAGCGGCGAGCAGGCCGCCGAGCTGGTCGGCCAGGACGCCAACTCGCACCAGACGGACCTGCTGCAGGCCATCGAGCGCGGTGTGAACCCCTCCTGGACCCTGTACGTCCAGCTCATGCCGGCCGCCGAGGCCGCCGACTACCGCTTCAACCCGTTCGACCTCACCAAGGTGTGGCCGCACGCGGACTACCCGCTGCAGCGCGTGGGCCGCCTGGTCCTCGACCGTAACCCGGACAACGTCTTCGCCGAGGTCGAGCAGGCTGCCTTCTCGCCCAACAACTTCGTACCCGGCATCGGCCCGTCCCCGGACAAGATGCTCCAGGGACGGCTGTTCGCCTACGCCGACGCGCACCGCTACCGCCTGGGCGTCAACCACACCCTCCTGCCGGTGAACGCCCCGAAGGCGACGGTGGCGGAGAACTACGGCCGCGACGGCGCCATGGCGCTGCGCAACGGCTCGCGCCACGACAAGAACTACGAGCCCAACTCGTACCAGGGCCCGGCGCAGACGGACGCGGCACTCGCCGCCCCGCTCGCCGTCCAGGGCTGGACCGGCACCCACGCCGCGCCGGCCCACGTCAAGGACGACGACTTCTTCCAGGCGGGCGAGCTCTACCGCCTGATGTCCGACGAGGAGAAGTCCCGTCTGATCGCCAACATCGCCGGTGGCCTCTCGCAGGTCACCCGCGACGACGTGATCGAGAAGAACCTCGCCCACTTCCACGCCGCCGACGCCGAGTACGGCAAGCGCGTCGAGGAAGCGGTCCGCGCCCTGCGCGAGGACTGA
- a CDS encoding 2-hydroxy-3-oxopropionate reductase, whose amino-acid sequence MSSNLPKIAWIGLGIMGSPMSENLLKAGYSVTGFTLEQDKLDRLTAAGGTAAASIAAAVSDADVVITMVPASPQVEAISYGPDGILENAKPGALLIDMSSITPQTSVDLAKNAKEKGIRVLDAPVSGGEAGAIEAVLSIMVGGEQADFDSASAILEALGKTIVLCGPHGSGQTVKAANQLIVAVNIQACAEAVVFLEKSGVDLAAALDVLNGGLAGSTVLTRKKDNFLKRDFAPGFRIDLHHKDMGIVTDAARNVGAALPVGSVVAQLVASLRAQGDGGLDHSALLRSVERLSGSQV is encoded by the coding sequence ATGAGCAGCAACCTTCCCAAGATTGCCTGGATCGGCCTCGGCATCATGGGCTCCCCGATGTCCGAGAACCTGCTGAAGGCGGGCTACTCCGTCACCGGCTTCACGCTGGAGCAGGACAAGCTGGACCGCCTGACCGCGGCCGGCGGCACCGCCGCGGCCTCGATCGCCGCGGCCGTCTCGGACGCCGATGTGGTCATCACGATGGTGCCCGCCTCCCCGCAGGTCGAGGCCATCTCCTACGGCCCCGACGGCATCCTGGAGAACGCCAAGCCGGGTGCGCTGCTGATCGACATGTCCTCGATCACCCCGCAGACCTCGGTGGACCTGGCGAAGAACGCCAAGGAGAAGGGCATCCGTGTGCTGGACGCCCCGGTCTCCGGCGGCGAGGCCGGCGCGATCGAGGCCGTACTGTCCATCATGGTCGGCGGCGAGCAGGCCGACTTCGACAGCGCCTCGGCGATTCTCGAGGCTCTCGGCAAGACCATCGTCCTGTGCGGCCCGCACGGCTCCGGCCAGACGGTGAAGGCCGCCAACCAGCTGATCGTCGCGGTCAACATCCAGGCCTGCGCCGAGGCCGTGGTCTTCCTGGAGAAGTCCGGTGTGGACCTGGCCGCGGCGCTCGACGTGCTCAACGGCGGTCTGGCCGGCTCGACCGTGCTGACCCGCAAGAAGGACAACTTCCTCAAGCGGGACTTCGCCCCGGGCTTCCGGATCGACCTGCATCACAAGGACATGGGCATCGTCACCGACGCCGCCCGCAACGTCGGCGCCGCGCTGCCCGTCGGCTCGGTCGTCGCCCAGCTGGTCGCCTCGCTGCGTGCGCAGGGCGACGGCGGCCTGGACCACTCCGCTCTGCTGCGCTCCGTGGAGCGCCTCTCCGGCTCGCAGGTCTGA
- a CDS encoding TIM barrel protein, which yields MAPLLRDKRGTDQRFDVNLSILFTELPLLERPAAAAAAGFTAVELWWPWIETPTPPQAELDALKKALDDAGTQLVGLNFYAGQLPGPDRGALSVPGEESDRFRANIDVAADFAASVGCKALNALYGNRVDGVDPQIQDALALENLVLAARAADRVGAILLVETLNKPESPLYPLVSAPAAIEVVDKVNAATGLGNATFLLDIYHLSMNGEDVSEVIAAYADRTGHVQIADNPGRGAPGTGSLPLEQLLDELTKAGYEGWVGLEYKAGDRPSAESFDWLPAEARAAR from the coding sequence ATGGCCCCTCTTCTTCGGGACAAGCGCGGCACGGACCAGCGCTTCGATGTCAACCTTTCGATCCTCTTCACGGAACTCCCGCTCCTGGAGCGCCCTGCGGCCGCGGCCGCGGCGGGCTTCACGGCGGTCGAGCTGTGGTGGCCCTGGATCGAGACCCCCACCCCGCCGCAGGCCGAGCTCGACGCCCTCAAGAAGGCGCTCGACGACGCCGGCACCCAGCTGGTGGGACTGAACTTCTACGCCGGTCAGCTGCCGGGCCCCGACCGCGGCGCACTCTCCGTGCCCGGCGAGGAGTCCGACCGCTTCCGCGCCAACATCGACGTGGCCGCGGACTTCGCCGCCTCGGTGGGCTGCAAGGCGCTCAACGCGCTGTACGGCAACCGCGTCGACGGCGTCGACCCGCAGATCCAGGACGCCCTCGCCCTGGAGAACCTCGTCCTGGCCGCCCGCGCGGCCGACCGGGTCGGAGCGATCCTGCTGGTCGAGACCCTCAACAAGCCGGAGTCCCCGCTCTACCCGCTGGTGAGCGCCCCGGCCGCGATCGAGGTCGTCGACAAGGTCAACGCGGCGACAGGTCTTGGCAACGCCACGTTCCTGCTCGACATCTACCACCTGTCGATGAACGGCGAGGACGTCAGCGAGGTCATCGCGGCGTACGCCGACAGGACCGGCCACGTGCAGATCGCCGACAACCCCGGCCGGGGCGCCCCCGGCACCGGCTCGCTCCCGCTGGAGCAGCTCCTCGACGAGCTGACGAAGGCCGGGTACGAGGGCTGGGTCGGCCTGGAGTACAAGGCAGGCGACCGCCCGAGCGCCGAGTCCTTCGACTGGCTGCCCGCCGAGGCCCGCGCGGCCCGCTGA